In Polyangia bacterium, the following proteins share a genomic window:
- a CDS encoding FecR domain-containing protein: MTLARCPRLFEVEATRDGRLAGAELASFARHMTTCAECAREVRALEALAEAIRKGSGERPGSNDLRAWRERTRLLAAFDGTLLVPETRLRARRLLFPAAFAAVVAGLLVTSRIRVEPQSLQVVSADISPEAQTAWTERTEGDCKKIFLSRGALRIHVDHSAGQGRLLVALPDGELEDRGTTFTVSAEDGRTTRVAVEEGSVALRLRDRPAMTIRAGEAWIRDTHVASAESSSALTASPDPPHHPSARRRAAARSTLPSVSGTSAMEDPAGDFRVAMSLLDAGANRRAAEGFARFVKNHPRDPRAEDAAYLLVIAFQRGGSADDARRAAQDYVERYPAGFRRTEVEKLSR, translated from the coding sequence ATGACGCTGGCACGGTGCCCGAGGTTGTTCGAGGTCGAGGCGACACGCGACGGTCGTCTCGCTGGAGCAGAACTTGCGAGCTTCGCGCGCCACATGACGACCTGCGCGGAGTGCGCGCGCGAGGTGCGGGCGCTCGAAGCTCTGGCCGAAGCCATCCGCAAAGGGTCCGGCGAGCGACCCGGCTCGAACGATCTCCGCGCGTGGCGCGAGCGGACCCGCTTGCTGGCCGCGTTCGATGGCACCTTGCTCGTCCCCGAGACCCGACTTCGCGCCCGCCGGCTGCTCTTTCCTGCGGCCTTTGCTGCAGTTGTCGCTGGTTTGTTGGTCACCTCACGGATACGGGTTGAGCCGCAAAGTCTCCAGGTGGTGAGCGCGGACATTAGTCCCGAAGCCCAGACCGCGTGGACGGAGCGGACGGAGGGCGATTGTAAGAAGATCTTTCTCTCGCGCGGTGCCCTTCGGATCCACGTGGATCACTCAGCGGGGCAGGGACGTCTCCTCGTTGCGCTTCCCGACGGCGAGCTCGAGGACCGGGGGACGACGTTCACCGTAAGCGCGGAGGACGGCCGTACGACGCGCGTCGCAGTAGAGGAAGGAAGCGTCGCGCTTCGACTGAGGGACAGGCCGGCAATGACGATTCGCGCGGGAGAAGCATGGATCCGGGATACGCACGTTGCGTCTGCCGAATCGTCGTCGGCACTCACCGCTTCGCCGGATCCACCTCATCACCCGTCGGCGCGCCGGCGGGCCGCTGCTCGGTCGACACTGCCTTCAGTGTCCGGCACCTCGGCTATGGAAGATCCGGCCGGCGATTTCAGAGTGGCGATGTCTCTGCTTGATGCCGGCGCCAATCGCCGAGCCGCCGAAGGATTCGCGCGCTTCGTCAAGAATCATCCCCGTGATCCGAGAGCCGAGGACGCCGCCTATTTGCTGGTCATCGCCTTTCAGCGAGGTGGGTCCGCCGACGACGCGCGGCGAGCGGCGCAAGACTATGTTGAGCGATATCCCGCCGGGTTTCGCCGCACGGAGGTCGAGAAGCTGTCTCGTTGA
- a CDS encoding RNA polymerase sigma factor has translation MRRLAAGESSALGELYDRYHEALRCFIAGATSDAPDVDDLLHATFLAAAKSAPNYDGRLSCRPWLVGIAVHYVRRRRQTFGRFLKVLSALCGAAASSFDPRPALQARGEVERALGLLSEPKRLAFLMAEVEGLSCPEIAATLGIPIGTVWTRLHAARRELRQALQDGNEP, from the coding sequence ATGCGCCGGCTCGCGGCTGGCGAAAGTAGCGCGCTTGGCGAGCTCTACGATCGATATCACGAAGCCCTTCGTTGTTTCATCGCGGGCGCCACTTCCGACGCGCCGGACGTCGACGATCTCTTGCACGCGACCTTTCTCGCCGCCGCCAAAAGCGCGCCGAATTACGACGGCCGCCTGTCGTGCCGCCCATGGCTCGTTGGAATAGCAGTCCACTACGTTCGCCGGCGACGCCAAACGTTCGGTCGGTTCCTCAAGGTTCTGTCGGCCCTGTGCGGCGCAGCGGCGTCGTCATTCGATCCGCGGCCCGCCCTGCAGGCGCGCGGCGAAGTCGAGCGGGCGTTGGGTCTGCTCAGCGAGCCCAAGCGACTCGCCTTCTTGATGGCCGAGGTCGAGGGATTGAGCTGTCCCGAGATCGCGGCGACGCTGGGGATACCGATAGGTACCGTATGGACTCGCCTGCACGCCGCTCGCCGCGAGCTCCGACAAGCGTTACAGGATGGCAACGAGCCATGA
- a CDS encoding TonB-dependent receptor, which yields MASSTAIAQVAPPLIPPAPTGSTDVPYPSNASGDAVVLIELVVEKDGTVSGAQVLEGAEPFAEQARGAVLTWRFAPARRGDSPVAARIRARVEFHQDKASDASAPDGAPPPMPDAAPGTPEPSAAAPSRSPSPAGPPSTPVASQLATPKALAQTAAVPETPLDVTVRGTRHEIGQTTLSAADVREMPGAFGDPFRAIEALPGVIPLVSGLPYFYIRGAPPNDTGYFIDGVRVPFLFHVGIGEGVIHPALVDRVDLYPGAPPAAYGGYAGAIVAGETRDPASKPHGEANLRLFDAGALVETPLDDGRGSVLVAGRYGYPGAILGLITQSVKLSYWDYQARAIWRFTGSDSLGVFAFGSHDYLGTVPQTNGGGAQSGAPSRTAQSNKVIEQLGSDFHRIDLRYDRALEGGHLRAAVTLGYDAQGGGGESDGAPPATITDLSTAVRLEIDKKVSAWFRIRGGADARFDRYSFEQGAGMPDESGVIQPPVPSSADPPPTNFTGGAHVDVVWRVAPRVEIVPGARVDFFQSTRPSAPAGDQRGTTVPAFDPRLSARVSVTPAVALLSTVGISHQYPSLRVGPLPGLLLSVPGFPFGETKLQRAVQASQGVEVMLPADLVFIATGFLSLWSGLTDLTANCVQIMPPTTPPPDRNALPPAVPYTCPDERPVTGHAYGLEVLVRRPLSKRLTGWLSYTLSRSMREAHFVTLTGGDAAATVPSESDRTHILNAILAYDLGRRWRAGARFVYYTGAPYSDLSGNVPVPPYNDHRGPPFFRVDVRLEKRWSLGRNRSLAFVLEGLNVTLSREVTTLGMDCQGMMGPQGGTTQCTPSHFGPLTIPSVGVEAIF from the coding sequence ATGGCGTCATCGACAGCGATCGCCCAGGTCGCGCCACCGCTGATTCCGCCGGCCCCGACAGGCAGCACGGACGTTCCGTATCCGTCCAACGCGAGCGGCGACGCTGTGGTGCTCATCGAACTGGTGGTCGAGAAGGATGGAACGGTCTCGGGCGCCCAGGTGCTGGAAGGCGCCGAACCCTTCGCCGAGCAGGCTCGCGGCGCCGTGCTGACCTGGCGATTCGCCCCTGCTCGCCGCGGCGACAGTCCGGTGGCCGCGCGGATTCGCGCGCGCGTCGAGTTCCACCAGGACAAAGCATCGGACGCGTCGGCGCCTGACGGTGCGCCTCCGCCAATGCCGGATGCAGCGCCCGGGACACCTGAGCCCAGCGCCGCCGCTCCATCGAGGTCGCCGTCCCCCGCAGGTCCGCCGTCTACGCCGGTCGCGTCCCAACTTGCGACGCCGAAGGCCCTGGCGCAAACGGCAGCGGTCCCCGAGACGCCGCTCGACGTGACGGTCCGTGGCACGCGGCACGAGATCGGACAGACCACACTCTCCGCCGCCGACGTTCGCGAGATGCCCGGCGCGTTTGGCGATCCGTTCCGCGCGATCGAGGCTCTGCCGGGAGTCATACCGCTCGTGAGCGGACTTCCCTACTTCTACATCCGAGGCGCCCCGCCGAACGACACCGGGTACTTCATCGACGGCGTTCGCGTTCCGTTCCTCTTTCACGTCGGGATCGGAGAGGGCGTCATCCATCCCGCGCTCGTGGATCGCGTCGATCTGTATCCCGGTGCTCCGCCCGCGGCGTACGGCGGCTACGCGGGCGCGATCGTCGCGGGTGAGACGCGAGATCCTGCGTCCAAGCCCCACGGCGAAGCGAACCTCCGTCTCTTCGACGCGGGCGCGCTCGTCGAGACGCCGCTCGACGACGGGCGAGGCAGCGTTCTCGTCGCCGGACGATACGGTTACCCAGGCGCGATCCTCGGCTTGATCACGCAGAGCGTGAAGCTTAGCTACTGGGACTATCAGGCTCGCGCAATCTGGCGCTTCACCGGCAGCGACTCTCTCGGTGTCTTCGCGTTCGGCAGTCATGACTATCTCGGCACGGTTCCCCAGACGAACGGTGGAGGTGCCCAATCGGGCGCGCCTTCCCGGACCGCCCAGTCCAACAAGGTGATCGAGCAGCTGGGGTCCGACTTTCATCGGATCGATCTGCGCTACGACCGTGCGCTCGAAGGGGGCCACCTGCGTGCCGCTGTGACTCTCGGCTACGATGCGCAGGGCGGAGGGGGGGAGAGCGACGGCGCGCCCCCCGCGACCATCACGGATCTGTCGACCGCCGTGCGCCTGGAGATCGACAAGAAGGTCTCCGCCTGGTTCCGAATTCGTGGCGGCGCCGATGCACGATTCGACCGGTACAGCTTCGAACAGGGCGCGGGGATGCCGGACGAGAGCGGTGTCATCCAACCACCAGTCCCTTCCAGCGCCGATCCGCCTCCCACCAACTTCACCGGCGGGGCTCACGTCGATGTCGTGTGGCGTGTCGCCCCTCGGGTTGAAATCGTCCCCGGCGCTCGCGTCGATTTCTTCCAGTCCACGCGACCGAGCGCACCTGCGGGTGATCAGCGTGGGACGACCGTCCCTGCCTTCGATCCGCGCCTCTCGGCGCGCGTCAGCGTCACACCAGCGGTCGCCTTGCTCTCGACGGTGGGCATCTCGCACCAGTACCCGTCGCTGCGGGTCGGCCCGCTTCCTGGCTTGCTCCTGTCCGTGCCTGGGTTCCCGTTCGGCGAAACCAAACTCCAAAGAGCCGTGCAAGCAAGCCAAGGGGTAGAGGTCATGCTGCCGGCGGATCTGGTCTTCATAGCGACCGGCTTTCTCTCGCTGTGGTCGGGTCTCACCGACCTGACCGCGAATTGCGTTCAGATCATGCCGCCCACCACGCCGCCCCCGGACCGCAATGCGTTGCCCCCGGCTGTTCCTTATACATGTCCGGACGAGCGGCCCGTGACTGGTCACGCCTACGGACTAGAGGTGCTGGTGCGCCGCCCGTTGTCGAAGCGCCTGACCGGTTGGCTGTCATACACACTCTCGCGCTCGATGCGCGAGGCGCATTTCGTGACCCTCACCGGCGGCGATGCTGCGGCCACCGTTCCCAGCGAGTCCGATCGCACCCACATTCTCAACGCAATCCTTGCGTACGATCTGGGTCGCCGATGGCGTGCAGGAGCCAGGTTCGTCTACTACACGGGCGCTCCCTACTCGGACCTCTCCGGCAACGTACCCGTTCCCCCATACAACGACCACCGCGGTCCGCCGTTTTTCCGGGTGGACGTTCGACTCGAAAAACGCTGGTCATTGGGCCGGAACCGCTCCCTCGCGTTCGTCCTCGAGGGTCTGAATGTCACGCTGAGCCGCGAGGTGACCACCCTTGGAATGGACTGCCAGGGGATGATGGGCCCGCAAGGCGGAACGACGCAATGCACGCCGAGCCACTTCGGCCCGCTCACGATCCCGAGCGTTGGCGTGGAAGCTATTTTTTGA
- a CDS encoding SprT family zinc-dependent metalloprotease, whose protein sequence is MVSHLQLGDIAVRVVRKNIKNVHLGVYPPAGGVRIAAPTRMSEAAIRVLAISKLGWIKQQRKAFQAQERETARAYVSGESHYLWGKRYLLTVEERPQSPAIAVKHSRLVLRVRPDTAIAKRQVLMDDWYRQQVKQAVPSLLAKWESRLGVKAARFLARRMRTKWGSCNAAAGNISLNSDLAKKPPECLEYIVVHELAHLIEPTHNARFVAMMDRAMPHWQHHRRQLNRLPVRHEDWRC, encoded by the coding sequence ATGGTCTCGCACCTGCAACTCGGCGACATCGCCGTGCGCGTCGTGCGCAAGAACATCAAGAACGTCCACCTGGGCGTCTACCCGCCCGCGGGGGGCGTGCGCATCGCCGCGCCCACGCGCATGAGCGAGGCGGCGATCCGCGTGCTGGCGATCTCCAAGCTTGGCTGGATCAAGCAACAGCGAAAAGCGTTTCAGGCCCAGGAGCGCGAGACCGCGCGCGCCTACGTCAGCGGCGAAAGCCACTATCTGTGGGGCAAGCGTTACCTGCTGACCGTCGAGGAGCGCCCGCAGTCCCCCGCGATCGCGGTCAAACACAGCCGTCTCGTCCTTCGTGTTCGCCCGGACACGGCGATCGCCAAGCGGCAGGTTCTGATGGACGACTGGTATCGCCAGCAGGTCAAGCAGGCGGTGCCATCCTTGCTGGCCAAGTGGGAGTCTCGCCTGGGCGTCAAGGCGGCGCGCTTTCTCGCTAGGCGCATGCGCACCAAATGGGGCAGCTGCAACGCCGCCGCGGGCAACATCAGCCTGAACAGCGATCTCGCCAAGAAGCCCCCTGAATGCCTGGAGTACATCGTGGTCCACGAGTTGGCCCACCTGATCGAGCCAACCCACAACGCGCGCTTCGTCGCGATGATGGACCGCGCGATGCCGCACTGGCAGCACCACCGACGGCAGCTGAACCGATTGCCCGTCCGCCACGAAGACTGGCGGTGCTGA
- a CDS encoding HsdR family type I site-specific deoxyribonuclease: protein MTVGLPERATQSRVIDLFCDELGYRYLGDWSERAGNSNIEEATLTAWLAAQGNGPAQISGALHKLRTEANNHSRALYGNNKAVHELLRYGVAVKTAAGKATDTVHLIDWRHPEKNDFAVAEEVTLNGPRERRPDLVLYVNGIALGVLELKNSRTSIGDGIRQLLSNQQPEFNAAFFATVALVLAGSDSQGLQYGAIGTAEKYFLKWKEDEHDDRGFKLDKYLTKLCAKDRLLELVHDFVLFDGGVKKLPRVHQYFGIKAAQARIRQRQGGIIWHTQGSGKSIVMVLLARWILENNPHARVVILTDRDELDKQIERVFGDVGETIYRTSSGRDLMTQLSKPAPRLLCSLVHKFGRRDVKDVNAFIKDLQARPSPTVGDVFVFVDECHRTQSGKLHQLMKAMMPNATFIGFTGTPLLKEDKKTSLELFGGYIHTYKFSEAVQDEVVLDLVYEARDIDQVLGSKEKIDAWFEAKTRGLNDWQKDELKKKWGTMQHVLSSRARMERVVADIVFDFSVKPRLSSERGNAILVASSIYEACKYFTLFEKTPFRGRCAVVTSYDPQAQDMTKEEVGANTESDKQTVFSVYTELLKDIEPRPALSRTETYEENAKQLFTREPANMKLLVVVDKLLTGFDAPHCTYLYIDKSMRDHGLFQAICRTNRLDGDDKEFGYIVDYKDLFKNLVNDKGTGALQVYTSELDHSAGGAAPEVLMQDRLAKGRERLDGAIEALALLCEPVEPPRGELEHIHYFCGNTEIPSDLQEREPQRAALYKATVALVRAYANLADELEPAGYSVGDVARIKGDLQRYLNIREIVRKASGESLDLKAYEADMRHLIDTYIRADEPRKVSPFDGMGLLELIVKTGMANAIDTRLGDLKGNKNAVAETIENNVRKMILKEHLNDPAFYDKMSALLDEIIATRKARAIEYEEYLMRIADLVKRVDAGQAADTPAALDTPGRRALYNNLKGRAGRPRITDDESATWSGSTAPDSLALKLALEIDEAVKHARPDGWRGVQAREQEIKRALYNVLQDETEVERLFPIIKAQSEY from the coding sequence ATGACCGTCGGGCTTCCGGAACGCGCCACCCAGAGCCGCGTCATCGATCTGTTCTGCGACGAGCTTGGCTATCGGTACCTGGGCGACTGGAGCGAGCGTGCCGGCAACAGCAACATCGAGGAGGCCACGCTGACCGCCTGGCTGGCCGCCCAGGGCAACGGGCCGGCGCAGATCAGCGGCGCCCTGCACAAGCTGCGCACCGAGGCGAACAACCACAGCCGCGCCCTGTACGGCAACAACAAGGCGGTGCATGAGCTGCTCCGCTATGGCGTGGCGGTGAAGACCGCCGCCGGCAAGGCCACCGACACCGTCCACCTGATCGACTGGCGCCATCCTGAGAAGAACGACTTCGCCGTCGCTGAGGAGGTGACCCTGAACGGCCCCCGCGAGCGCCGGCCCGATCTGGTCCTGTACGTCAACGGCATCGCCCTGGGCGTGCTGGAACTGAAGAACAGCCGCACCAGCATCGGCGACGGCATCCGGCAGCTGCTCTCCAACCAGCAACCTGAATTCAACGCCGCCTTCTTCGCCACCGTGGCCCTGGTGCTGGCCGGCAGTGATTCTCAGGGCCTGCAGTACGGCGCCATCGGCACGGCGGAGAAGTACTTCCTGAAGTGGAAGGAAGACGAGCACGACGATCGCGGCTTCAAGCTGGACAAGTACCTGACCAAGCTGTGCGCCAAGGATCGCCTGCTGGAGCTGGTGCACGACTTCGTCCTGTTCGACGGCGGCGTCAAGAAGCTGCCGCGCGTGCACCAGTACTTCGGCATCAAGGCCGCGCAGGCGAGAATCCGCCAGCGCCAGGGCGGCATCATCTGGCACACCCAGGGCAGCGGCAAGAGCATCGTCATGGTGCTGCTGGCCCGCTGGATTCTGGAGAACAACCCGCACGCCCGGGTGGTCATCCTCACGGACCGCGACGAGCTGGACAAGCAGATCGAGCGCGTCTTTGGCGACGTGGGCGAGACCATCTACCGCACCAGCAGCGGGCGCGACCTGATGACCCAGCTGTCGAAACCAGCGCCGCGCCTGCTGTGCTCGCTGGTACACAAGTTCGGGCGCCGCGACGTCAAGGACGTCAACGCCTTCATCAAGGACCTGCAGGCCAGGCCCAGCCCGACGGTGGGCGACGTGTTCGTCTTCGTCGACGAATGCCACCGCACCCAGAGCGGCAAGCTGCACCAGCTGATGAAGGCCATGATGCCGAACGCCACCTTCATCGGCTTCACCGGCACGCCGCTGTTGAAGGAGGACAAAAAAACCAGCCTTGAGCTCTTCGGCGGCTACATTCACACCTACAAATTCAGCGAGGCCGTGCAGGACGAGGTGGTCCTGGACCTTGTCTACGAGGCGCGCGACATCGATCAAGTGCTGGGTTCCAAGGAAAAGATCGACGCCTGGTTCGAAGCCAAGACCCGCGGCCTGAACGACTGGCAAAAGGACGAGCTGAAGAAGAAGTGGGGCACCATGCAGCACGTGCTCAGCTCGCGCGCGCGCATGGAGCGCGTGGTGGCCGACATCGTCTTCGACTTCAGCGTCAAGCCGCGCCTGAGCAGCGAGCGCGGCAACGCCATCCTGGTGGCCTCCAGCATTTACGAGGCATGCAAGTACTTCACCCTGTTTGAGAAGACCCCGTTTCGCGGCCGCTGCGCCGTCGTCACGTCATACGACCCGCAGGCGCAGGACATGACCAAGGAAGAGGTGGGCGCCAACACCGAGTCCGACAAGCAGACCGTCTTCAGCGTCTATACCGAGCTGCTGAAAGACATCGAGCCGAGGCCCGCCCTGTCGCGGACCGAGACGTACGAAGAAAACGCCAAGCAGCTTTTCACCAGAGAGCCGGCGAACATGAAGCTGCTGGTGGTGGTCGACAAGCTGCTGACCGGGTTCGACGCGCCCCACTGCACCTACCTGTACATCGACAAGTCGATGCGCGACCATGGCCTGTTCCAGGCCATCTGCCGCACCAACCGCCTGGACGGCGACGACAAAGAGTTCGGCTACATCGTCGACTACAAGGATCTGTTCAAGAACCTGGTCAACGACAAGGGCACGGGCGCCCTGCAGGTCTACACCTCCGAGCTGGATCACTCCGCCGGCGGCGCCGCGCCCGAGGTTTTGATGCAGGATCGCCTGGCCAAGGGGCGCGAGCGCCTGGACGGCGCCATCGAAGCGCTGGCCCTGTTGTGCGAGCCCGTCGAGCCGCCGCGCGGCGAGCTGGAGCACATCCATTACTTCTGCGGCAACACCGAGATCCCGTCGGACCTTCAAGAACGCGAGCCGCAGCGAGCCGCGCTGTACAAGGCGACCGTGGCGCTGGTGCGCGCCTACGCCAACCTGGCCGACGAGCTGGAGCCGGCCGGGTACAGCGTCGGCGACGTCGCCCGCATCAAGGGCGACCTGCAGCGATACCTGAACATCCGAGAGATCGTCCGCAAGGCCAGCGGTGAAAGCCTGGATCTGAAGGCGTACGAGGCCGACATGCGGCACCTCATCGACACGTACATCCGGGCCGACGAGCCGCGCAAGGTGTCTCCGTTCGACGGCATGGGCCTGCTGGAGCTGATCGTGAAGACCGGGATGGCCAACGCCATCGACACGCGCCTTGGCGACCTCAAGGGCAACAAGAACGCCGTCGCCGAGACCATCGAGAACAACGTCCGCAAGATGATCTTGAAAGAGCACCTGAACGATCCGGCCTTCTACGACAAGATGTCCGCGCTGCTGGACGAGATCATCGCCACCCGGAAGGCCCGCGCCATCGAGTACGAGGAATATCTGATGCGCATCGCCGACCTGGTGAAGAGAGTCGACGCCGGTCAGGCCGCCGACACACCCGCGGCGCTGGATACGCCGGGCCGGCGCGCGCTGTACAACAACCTGAAGGGCAGGGCTGGCAGGCCAAGGATAACCGACGACGAGTCGGCCACGTGGTCCGGCTCGACGGCGCCCGATAGCCTGGCTCTGAAGCTGGCCCTGGAGATCGACGAGGCCGTCAAGCACGCCCGCCCCGACGGCTGGCGCGGCGTGCAGGCGCGGGAACAGGAGATCAAACGCGCCCTCTACAACGTCCTTCAGGACGAGACCGAGGTCGAACGCTTGTTCCCCATCATCAAGGCGCAGTCGGAGTACTGA
- a CDS encoding ATP-binding protein, which translates to MKESQRVEWKESWRDEFCKTICGFANADGGTLVVGRDNKGKVVGLPNADKLLEHLPNKIRDLLGIMVGVNLREQSTREYLEIVVEPYPNPISYRGEYYVRSGSTTQALKGAALAQFLLRKQGRHWDAVPDPTLHLKNVSADALRLFAQSATRSGRMPEGVLRDGRRAVLDNLELLEGPYLKRAAALLFSDRPESRVSGAWIKIGFFVTDDDLRHQDEIHGNLFEQVEETLKVLDRKYLKAYISYEGLQRIESYLFPYGGLREALLNAVIHKDYSSGIPIQISVYEDKIMFWNPGELPHNWTLKKLMGKHPSKPFNPLVANALFRAGFIESWGRGIEKIRRECREHGIEPPVYDLSMSGLMVIFHANPGHLAAAMGGAKGTTPETGRTTPETTQETPVETPVETPVKTPVKTPARVLDLLASQPAMTMADLALAIGKSTRAVERAVAKLVKDGRLRFVGPRKAGRWEMLK; encoded by the coding sequence ATGAAAGAGAGCCAGCGGGTCGAATGGAAGGAGTCCTGGCGGGACGAGTTCTGCAAGACGATCTGCGGGTTCGCCAACGCGGACGGTGGCACGCTGGTCGTCGGGCGCGACAACAAAGGGAAAGTCGTCGGGCTGCCGAACGCCGATAAGCTGCTGGAGCATCTGCCTAACAAGATCCGCGACCTGCTGGGCATCATGGTCGGCGTGAACCTGCGCGAACAATCCACGCGCGAGTACCTGGAGATTGTCGTCGAGCCCTACCCCAACCCCATCAGCTACCGCGGCGAGTACTACGTCCGCAGCGGCAGCACCACCCAGGCCCTGAAGGGCGCCGCCCTCGCCCAGTTCCTGCTGCGTAAGCAAGGCCGGCACTGGGACGCGGTTCCTGACCCCACTCTGCATCTCAAGAATGTCAGCGCGGATGCCCTTCGCCTGTTCGCGCAGAGCGCGACGCGGAGCGGTCGCATGCCGGAAGGCGTTCTCCGGGACGGGCGTCGGGCCGTCCTCGACAACCTGGAATTGTTGGAGGGACCATATCTGAAGCGGGCAGCCGCCTTGCTGTTCTCGGACCGCCCCGAGAGCCGTGTGAGCGGTGCTTGGATCAAGATTGGTTTCTTCGTGACCGACGACGATCTTCGCCACCAGGACGAAATCCACGGCAACCTGTTCGAGCAGGTCGAGGAAACGCTGAAGGTTCTGGATCGCAAGTACTTGAAGGCCTACATCAGCTACGAGGGACTGCAGCGAATCGAGAGCTACCTGTTTCCCTACGGCGGTCTCCGCGAGGCGCTGCTGAACGCCGTCATTCACAAAGACTACAGCAGCGGCATTCCGATCCAGATCAGTGTCTACGAGGACAAGATCATGTTCTGGAACCCCGGCGAGTTGCCGCACAACTGGACCCTGAAGAAGCTGATGGGGAAGCATCCGTCAAAGCCCTTCAATCCTCTGGTGGCCAACGCCTTGTTTCGGGCCGGGTTCATTGAATCGTGGGGGCGTGGCATCGAGAAGATCAGGCGCGAGTGCCGGGAGCACGGGATCGAGCCGCCCGTCTACGACCTCAGCATGTCCGGTCTGATGGTGATCTTTCACGCCAATCCCGGGCACCTGGCTGCGGCCATGGGAGGCGCGAAGGGCACTACCCCAGAAACCGGGCGGACTACCCCAGAAACTACCCAAGAAACGCCGGTAGAAACGCCGGTAGAAACGCCGGTAAAAACGCCGGTAAAAACCCCCGCGCGTGTTCTGGACTTGCTGGCCAGCCAGCCCGCCATGACCATGGCCGACCTGGCGCTGGCCATCGGCAAGTCAACCCGAGCCGTGGAGCGCGCCGTCGCCAAGTTGGTCAAGGACGGGCGCCTGCGCTTCGTCGGGCCACGCAAGGCCGGCCGTTGGGAGATGTTGAAATGA
- a CDS encoding restriction endonuclease subunit S: MAATMSDGAVKRGYKQTEVGVIPEDWDIRALKELIAIKSGFAFSSDHFSDMGPILLTPGNFKLDGGLYFNERNTKRYAGTYSSSLLFHRGDLLVVMTDLTPECDLLGKPAFVNVDEPILHNQRIGKIVPINDRLTPRFLYWHFLSDGYSARMKATATGSTVRHTSNASIYDSFVSLPSTAAEQEAIAEALSDADALIESLEQLLAKKRHLKQGAMQELLTGQKRLPGFSSAWQSSSLLSFAGGSKVLFDDGDWIEAKFLTEQGVRLVQTGNIGVGSFVEKAERKFISEASAQILRCKDIYAGDILICRLAEPAGRACILPDLGPDRVITAVDVTIFRPLPELANRNYLVQVFSTNSWLQFVNERCGGSTRNRIARSVLGNIPISLPSIDEQTAIAAVLSDMDAELAAVAARLAKARQVKAGMMQELLTGRIRLV; encoded by the coding sequence ATGGCGGCGACGATGAGTGACGGGGCGGTGAAGCGCGGGTACAAGCAGACGGAGGTGGGGGTGATTCCGGAGGATTGGGATATCAGAGCGCTCAAGGAACTCATCGCTATCAAGAGCGGCTTTGCGTTCAGCAGCGATCATTTTTCAGACATGGGTCCCATCCTGCTGACGCCCGGAAACTTCAAGCTAGACGGCGGACTCTACTTCAACGAACGGAACACGAAACGATATGCTGGCACTTACTCCTCTTCGCTGCTTTTTCATCGCGGCGACCTGCTGGTCGTCATGACGGATTTAACGCCAGAGTGCGATCTCCTTGGCAAGCCAGCTTTTGTGAACGTTGACGAACCCATCCTTCACAATCAGCGGATCGGCAAGATTGTTCCGATCAACGATCGTCTGACGCCTCGATTCTTGTATTGGCATTTTCTTTCGGACGGGTACTCGGCCCGAATGAAAGCGACTGCCACCGGTTCGACAGTTCGCCATACATCGAATGCATCAATCTATGACAGCTTTGTTTCACTTCCAAGCACGGCAGCCGAGCAGGAAGCCATCGCCGAGGCGTTGAGCGATGCGGATGCCCTCATCGAATCCCTGGAGCAACTCCTCGCCAAGAAACGCCACCTCAAACAAGGCGCCATGCAGGAACTCCTCACCGGCCAGAAGCGCCTGCCGGGGTTCAGCAGCGCATGGCAAAGCAGTTCCCTTCTGAGTTTCGCGGGAGGATCTAAGGTCCTTTTTGATGACGGCGACTGGATCGAGGCCAAATTCCTCACCGAACAAGGCGTTCGCCTCGTTCAGACGGGGAACATAGGCGTCGGGTCATTTGTCGAAAAAGCCGAGCGCAAGTTTATCTCGGAAGCATCTGCCCAAATTCTCCGATGCAAGGATATCTACGCCGGGGACATTCTGATCTGCAGGTTAGCCGAGCCAGCGGGCCGCGCTTGTATCCTGCCTGATCTAGGCCCCGATCGCGTCATTACCGCCGTTGATGTCACAATATTTAGGCCGCTTCCCGAACTCGCAAATAGAAACTACTTGGTACAGGTCTTCAGCACGAATTCTTGGCTGCAATTTGTCAATGAGCGCTGTGGAGGGTCGACCAGAAACAGAATTGCCAGGAGCGTCCTCGGTAACATTCCGATTTCCCTCCCGAGTATCGACGAACAAACCGCCATCGCCGCCGTCCTCTCCGACATGGACGCCGAGCTCGCCGCCGTCGCAGCCAGGCTCGCCAAGGCGCGGCAGGTGAAGGCGGGGATGATGCAGGAGCTGCTCACCGGGAGGATTCGGCTCGTATGA